In a genomic window of Saccharothrix sp. HUAS TT1:
- a CDS encoding ABC transporter ATP-binding protein: MIRFEDVSVTYRDAGAPALAGVDLHVPEGELCLVVGRTGSGKSTLLRAVNGLVPHFTGGVLTGRVLVAGRDTRDHPPRELADVVGVVGQDPQAGFVTDSVEEELAYSMESLALPNPVMRKRVEETLDLLGLADLRRRPLATLSGGQQQRVAVGAALTAHPRVLVLDEPTSALDPGAAEDVLAALHRLVHDLGMTVLIAEHRLERVAQYADRVVWLPGGGRPPVVGEPGAVLADAPVAPPVVRLGQLAGWEPAPVSIRDARRLAGPLRERLAEPPVVVAQRRAELVRVEGLRVRYSAVEALRGVSLGVGEGERVALMGRNGSGKSSLLWAVQGTGKRAGGEVAVDGVDPAALKPGPRRGVVGLVPQQPGDLLYLHTVGGECAQADRESDKPAGTCRELLDRLAPGIPDDRHPRDLSEGQRLALVLAVALTPSPRVVLLDEPTRGLDYPAKTRLAAALRELADGGHAVVLATHDVEFVAEYADRVVVLAEGEVVADGPTAEVVTASPVFSPQVAKVLAPRAWLTVADVRAALAVR, encoded by the coding sequence GTGATCCGGTTCGAGGACGTCTCGGTCACCTACCGCGACGCCGGCGCGCCCGCGCTGGCCGGCGTGGACCTGCACGTGCCGGAGGGCGAGCTGTGCCTGGTGGTGGGGCGCACCGGGTCGGGCAAGTCGACGCTGCTGCGCGCGGTGAACGGCCTGGTGCCGCACTTCACCGGCGGCGTGCTCACCGGCCGGGTGCTGGTGGCCGGCCGCGACACCCGCGACCACCCGCCGCGCGAGCTGGCCGACGTGGTCGGCGTGGTGGGGCAGGACCCGCAGGCGGGGTTCGTCACCGATTCGGTCGAGGAGGAGCTGGCGTACTCGATGGAGTCGCTGGCGCTGCCGAACCCGGTGATGCGCAAGCGGGTCGAGGAGACGCTGGACCTGCTGGGGCTGGCCGACCTGCGGCGCAGGCCGCTGGCGACGCTGTCCGGCGGGCAGCAGCAGCGGGTGGCGGTCGGCGCGGCCCTGACCGCCCACCCGCGGGTGCTGGTGCTGGACGAGCCGACCTCCGCGCTGGACCCCGGCGCGGCGGAGGACGTGCTGGCCGCGCTGCACCGGCTGGTGCACGACCTGGGCATGACCGTGCTGATCGCCGAGCACCGGCTGGAGCGGGTCGCGCAGTACGCCGACCGCGTGGTGTGGCTGCCCGGCGGCGGCCGGCCGCCGGTGGTGGGCGAGCCGGGCGCGGTGCTGGCGGACGCGCCGGTCGCGCCGCCCGTGGTGCGGCTGGGGCAGCTGGCCGGGTGGGAGCCGGCGCCGGTGTCCATCCGGGACGCCCGGCGGCTGGCCGGGCCGTTGCGCGAACGCCTCGCCGAGCCGCCGGTGGTGGTCGCGCAGCGGCGGGCGGAGTTGGTGCGGGTCGAAGGGCTCCGGGTGCGCTACTCCGCGGTGGAGGCGTTGCGCGGCGTGTCGTTGGGCGTCGGCGAAGGCGAGCGGGTGGCCCTGATGGGGCGCAACGGGTCGGGCAAGTCGAGCCTGCTGTGGGCGGTGCAGGGCACCGGGAAGCGGGCCGGTGGCGAGGTCGCGGTGGACGGCGTGGACCCGGCGGCGCTCAAGCCGGGGCCGCGGCGCGGGGTGGTCGGCCTGGTGCCGCAGCAGCCCGGCGACCTGCTGTACCTGCACACCGTCGGCGGCGAGTGCGCGCAGGCCGACCGCGAGTCGGACAAGCCCGCGGGCACCTGCCGCGAGCTGCTGGACCGGCTGGCGCCCGGCATCCCGGACGACCGGCACCCGCGCGACCTGTCGGAGGGGCAGCGGCTGGCGCTGGTGCTGGCCGTCGCGCTCACCCCGTCGCCGCGGGTGGTGCTGCTGGACGAGCCGACCCGCGGTCTGGACTACCCGGCGAAGACCCGGCTGGCAGCGGCGTTGCGCGAGCTCGCCGACGGCGGCCACGCGGTCGTGCTGGCCACGCACGACGTGGAGTTCGTCGCGGAGTACGCCGACCGGGTCGTGGTGCTGGCGGAGGGCGAGGTGGTGGCCGACGGGCCGACCGCCGAGGTGGTCACCGCGTCGCCGGTGTTCTCGCCCCAGGTGGCCAAGGTTCTCGCGCCGCGGGCCTGGTTGACGGTGGCGGACGTGCGCGCGGCCCTGGCGGTCCGGTGA
- a CDS encoding CbiQ family ECF transporter T component — translation MSLHPGAWWLWALCLAAVASRTTNPVLLTMVIAVAGYVAVSCREDTPWAGAYGVFLKFALVVLAIRVVLHVLLGGIGGPTVLVTLPEIPLPDWARGVRLGGPVSAEGLAFAVYQGLQLATLLCCVGAANALANAKRLLRSLPAALYEVSVAVVVALTVAPQLVAGARAVRRARALRGDVVRGVKAVRVLLVPVLEDAFERSLALAAAMDSRGYGRTAGLPKRARVVTGALVLGGLSGLCVGAYGLLDGSAPGLVGVPMLAAGSVLAVAGLWTGSRRVRRSRYRPDRWGPRELLVVASGLVAALATYLAPTALGGAALTPGTVPLTVPELPLLPALGVLCAVAPVVIARNGVDA, via the coding sequence GTGAGCCTGCACCCCGGCGCGTGGTGGCTGTGGGCGCTGTGCTTGGCCGCCGTCGCCAGCCGCACCACCAACCCGGTGCTGCTCACGATGGTGATCGCGGTCGCCGGGTACGTGGCCGTGTCGTGCCGCGAGGACACCCCGTGGGCCGGCGCGTACGGGGTGTTCCTCAAGTTCGCCCTGGTGGTGCTCGCGATCCGGGTGGTGCTGCACGTGCTGCTGGGCGGCATCGGCGGGCCGACGGTGCTGGTGACCCTGCCCGAAATCCCGCTGCCGGACTGGGCCAGGGGTGTCCGGCTCGGCGGCCCGGTCAGCGCCGAAGGGCTCGCCTTCGCGGTGTACCAGGGGCTGCAGCTGGCGACGTTGCTGTGCTGCGTCGGCGCGGCGAACGCGCTGGCCAACGCCAAGCGGCTGCTGCGGTCGTTGCCGGCCGCGCTGTACGAGGTGAGCGTGGCGGTGGTGGTGGCGTTGACGGTCGCGCCGCAGCTGGTGGCGGGCGCGCGGGCGGTGCGCCGGGCGAGGGCGTTGCGCGGTGACGTGGTGCGCGGGGTGAAGGCGGTGCGGGTGCTGCTCGTGCCGGTGCTGGAGGACGCGTTCGAGCGGTCCCTGGCGCTGGCGGCGGCGATGGACTCGCGCGGGTACGGCCGGACCGCGGGGCTGCCGAAGCGGGCCAGGGTGGTGACCGGCGCGCTGGTGCTCGGCGGGCTGTCCGGGCTGTGCGTCGGCGCGTACGGGCTGCTCGACGGCAGCGCGCCGGGCCTGGTGGGCGTGCCGATGCTGGCGGCGGGCTCGGTGCTGGCGGTCGCGGGGCTGTGGACCGGGTCGCGGCGGGTGCGGCGCAGCCGTTACCGGCCGGACCGGTGGGGTCCGCGCGAGCTGCTGGTCGTCGCGTCGGGGCTGGTCGCGGCACTGGCGACCTACCTCGCGCCGACGGCGTTGGGCGGCGCCGCGCTGACACCGGGCACCGTGCCGCTGACGGTGCCCGAACTGCCGCTGCTGCCCGCGCTCGGCGTGCTGTGCGCGGTGGCGCCCGTCGTGATCGCCAGGAACGGGGTGGACGCGTGA
- a CDS encoding prenyltransferase/squalene oxidase repeat-containing protein → MPLRRTAAAIAAAAVAALASVATAQGQAAQGAPAPTADVSDAAAGWLARQLVDGDHLEIVLDGTAYPDQGLTLDALFALTAAGVASDNADGIAAWLAEPAIMDNYLHFGDPAESFAGAHAKLALGVQVHGQDPTSFGGVDLIADLTALQDPSGRFRDKTRYTDYSNGFTQAFAVLALDRWDGAPRAAVDYLVGEQCADGGFPLILEAETCASHVDATAMVAQALLAVDRTAEADRALDWLAGVQQPGGGFRDQGATDEGNANSTGLAAQALRAGGRTAEADRAAGFLTSVRVGCAAAAADRGAIAFDKAGFQRATSLRASAQGVLGLVGVNFADLTAEGGTPGAPVLDCADVPPTSTSSETTTTTTTATTTTTEATTTTADTSTATSTTTAVVVAVAGHGNLARTGASVGPALWMGVLLLVGGVLAVVLARKRHAGAGR, encoded by the coding sequence ATGCCGTTGAGACGGACCGCCGCCGCCATCGCCGCCGCCGCTGTCGCCGCCCTCGCGTCGGTGGCCACCGCGCAGGGCCAGGCCGCGCAGGGCGCGCCCGCGCCGACGGCGGACGTGAGCGACGCCGCCGCCGGGTGGCTGGCCCGCCAGCTCGTCGACGGCGACCACCTGGAGATCGTCCTGGACGGCACCGCCTACCCCGACCAGGGCCTGACGCTGGACGCGCTGTTCGCGCTGACCGCCGCCGGCGTGGCGTCCGACAACGCCGACGGCATCGCCGCCTGGCTCGCCGAACCGGCCATCATGGACAACTACCTGCACTTCGGCGACCCGGCCGAGTCGTTCGCGGGCGCGCACGCCAAGCTCGCGCTCGGCGTGCAGGTGCACGGGCAGGACCCGACGAGCTTCGGCGGCGTCGACCTGATCGCCGACCTGACGGCGTTGCAGGACCCGTCCGGCCGGTTCCGCGACAAGACGCGGTACACCGACTACTCCAACGGCTTCACCCAGGCGTTCGCGGTGCTGGCGCTGGACCGGTGGGACGGCGCGCCGCGGGCCGCGGTCGACTACCTCGTCGGCGAGCAGTGCGCGGACGGCGGCTTCCCGCTGATCCTGGAGGCCGAGACCTGCGCGTCCCACGTGGACGCCACCGCGATGGTCGCGCAGGCGCTGCTGGCGGTCGACCGGACCGCCGAGGCGGACCGGGCCCTCGACTGGCTGGCCGGCGTGCAGCAGCCCGGCGGCGGGTTCCGCGACCAGGGCGCGACCGACGAGGGCAACGCCAACAGCACCGGCCTCGCGGCGCAGGCGTTGCGCGCGGGCGGCCGGACGGCCGAGGCGGACCGGGCGGCGGGGTTCCTGACGTCGGTGCGGGTCGGCTGCGCGGCCGCGGCGGCGGACCGGGGCGCGATCGCGTTCGACAAGGCGGGTTTCCAGCGGGCCACGTCGCTGCGCGCGAGCGCGCAGGGCGTCCTCGGGCTGGTCGGCGTCAACTTCGCGGACCTGACGGCGGAGGGCGGCACGCCGGGCGCGCCGGTGCTCGACTGCGCGGACGTCCCGCCGACGTCGACCAGCTCGGAGACCACGACCACGACGACCACCGCCACGACGACCACGACCGAGGCGACGACCACCACCGCCGACACGAGCACGGCCACGAGCACCACGACGGCGGTCGTGGTCGCGGTGGCCGGTCACGGCAACCTGGCCCGCACCGGCGCCTCGGTCGGCCCGGCGCTGTGGATGGGCGTGCTGCTGCTGGTGGGCGGCGTGCTCGCGGTCGTGCTGGCGCGCAAGCGGCACGCGGGGGCGGGCAGGTGA
- a CDS encoding cytochrome P450 yields MTTLASVRDGLVAWVARRSATRWVLGKIGSRALSLLPDRALVPLKRDGVVPVAELERMRETAAVHRIPVPFGLRVWLVTGQDEAKKVLSDTGAFSNDYARLGEAVGRLEQSPGGLGFADPPDHTRLRKLLTPEFTMRRLSRLVPRIDAIVTERLDAMEAADGPVDLVQEFALPIPSLTICELLGVPYEDRDRFQELAAARFDLFGGAGQALGAISESLSYMEEIVRRERRSPGDGLIGSIIRQHGDDVSDIELAGLADGVLTGGFDTTASMLALGAIVLLRDDAARTAMRDDDAATAPLVEELLRHLSVVQVAFPRFARHPLRVGDQQVEEGDVVVVSLSAANREGTPQFDAGRPASSHLAFGHGAHRCVGAELARMELRAAYPALLRRFPNLRLAAERPAFRAASIVHGVDKLLVHTR; encoded by the coding sequence ATGACGACTTTGGCGTCCGTGCGCGACGGCTTGGTGGCGTGGGTCGCTCGGCGTTCGGCGACGCGGTGGGTGTTGGGCAAGATCGGTTCGCGGGCGTTGTCGCTGCTCCCGGACCGCGCGCTGGTCCCGCTGAAGCGGGACGGGGTGGTCCCGGTCGCCGAGCTGGAGCGGATGCGCGAGACCGCGGCGGTGCACCGCATCCCGGTGCCGTTCGGCTTGCGCGTGTGGTTGGTCACGGGCCAGGACGAAGCGAAGAAGGTGCTCTCCGACACAGGTGCGTTCAGCAACGACTACGCCCGGCTCGGCGAGGCGGTGGGGCGGCTGGAGCAGTCGCCCGGCGGCCTCGGGTTCGCCGACCCGCCCGACCACACCCGGCTGCGCAAGCTGCTCACGCCGGAGTTCACCATGCGCAGGCTGTCCCGCCTCGTGCCGCGCATCGACGCGATCGTGACCGAGCGGCTGGACGCGATGGAGGCCGCCGACGGGCCGGTCGACCTGGTGCAGGAGTTCGCGCTGCCGATCCCGTCGTTGACGATCTGCGAGCTGCTGGGCGTGCCCTACGAGGACCGCGACCGGTTCCAGGAGCTGGCGGCGGCCCGGTTCGACCTGTTCGGGGGCGCGGGGCAGGCGTTGGGCGCGATCTCGGAGTCGCTGTCCTACATGGAGGAGATCGTGCGCCGCGAGCGCCGGTCGCCGGGTGACGGCCTGATCGGCTCGATCATCCGCCAGCACGGCGACGACGTCAGCGACATCGAGCTGGCCGGCCTGGCCGACGGCGTGCTGACCGGCGGGTTCGACACCACGGCGTCGATGCTCGCGCTGGGCGCGATCGTGCTGCTGCGCGACGACGCGGCGCGGACGGCGATGCGCGACGACGACGCGGCCACCGCGCCGCTGGTCGAGGAGCTGCTGCGGCACCTGAGCGTGGTGCAGGTGGCGTTCCCGCGGTTCGCCCGGCACCCGCTGCGGGTCGGCGACCAGCAGGTCGAGGAGGGTGACGTGGTCGTGGTGTCGCTGTCGGCGGCCAACCGCGAGGGCACGCCGCAGTTCGACGCCGGCCGTCCGGCCTCGTCGCACCTGGCGTTCGGCCACGGCGCGCACCGCTGCGTGGGCGCCGAGCTGGCCCGGATGGAGCTGCGCGCCGCCTACCCGGCCCTGCTGCGCCGCTTCCCGAACCTGCGCCTGGCCGCCGAGCGCCCGGCGTTCCGCGCCGCGTCCATCGTGCACGGCGTCGACAAGCTGCTCGTGCACACCCGCTGA
- a CDS encoding DMT family transporter — MTGRGVLRVAALALLWGSCFLWIELALTGLSPAQITVTRCALGAATLLVLARASGQRLPRGLWGHLAVAAFFCNALPFLLFAIGQRTVDSGVAGVLNATTPLFSLLIGLAVGTDRGVTPVRVAGLALGFAGVLLIFAPWQHGGAGPGVLALLGAAAGYAVAFAYMGRKLVGRGGPVAMSAAQLTAATVLAAVTLPFDRTPATPNATAVVAVVVLGVFGTGVTFILNYRIIEDEGPTSAATVGYLLPVVSVALGAVVLDEPLTPRVLAGMAVVLVGVALTRLAVRRSTPDKRPAERPGHYQLSVMSTEGDEPRGRSADHR; from the coding sequence ATGACCGGACGAGGCGTGCTGCGGGTGGCGGCGCTGGCCCTGCTGTGGGGCTCGTGCTTCCTGTGGATCGAGCTGGCCCTGACCGGCCTGTCACCCGCGCAGATCACCGTGACCCGCTGCGCCCTGGGCGCCGCCACCCTGCTCGTCCTGGCCCGCGCGAGCGGTCAGCGGCTGCCCCGCGGGCTCTGGGGGCACCTGGCGGTCGCCGCGTTCTTCTGCAACGCCCTGCCGTTCCTGCTCTTCGCCATCGGCCAGCGGACCGTCGACTCCGGGGTGGCGGGCGTCCTCAACGCGACCACCCCGCTGTTCTCGCTCCTGATCGGACTCGCCGTCGGCACGGACCGCGGCGTCACGCCGGTCCGGGTCGCCGGCCTGGCCCTCGGCTTCGCCGGCGTCCTGCTCATCTTCGCCCCGTGGCAGCACGGCGGCGCCGGTCCCGGCGTGCTCGCCCTCCTCGGCGCGGCGGCCGGTTACGCGGTCGCGTTCGCCTACATGGGGCGCAAGCTGGTCGGCAGGGGAGGCCCGGTGGCGATGTCCGCCGCCCAGCTCACCGCCGCCACCGTCCTGGCCGCCGTCACGCTCCCGTTCGACCGCACCCCGGCGACGCCCAACGCCACGGCCGTCGTCGCTGTGGTGGTGCTCGGCGTCTTCGGCACCGGCGTCACGTTCATCCTCAACTACCGGATCATCGAGGACGAGGGCCCCACCAGCGCCGCCACCGTCGGCTACCTGCTGCCCGTCGTCTCCGTCGCCCTGGGCGCGGTCGTGCTGGACGAGCCGCTGACGCCGCGCGTCCTCGCGGGCATGGCCGTGGTCCTGGTCGGCGTCGCCCTCACCCGGCTCGCGGTGCGCCGGTCGACACCGGACAAGCGCCCGGCCGAGCGACCTGGGCATTACCAGTTGTCCGTTATGTCCACCGAGGGTGACGAGCCGCGCGGCCGTTCGGCCGACCACCGTTGA